The genomic interval CGTACCAAACACAATCAATAAATATTTTAATCCATAGGGAGAAAGCATAGAAAGAATCATCGCCGTCTGAGAAATACAAGGAGCTAAAACCAAAATCAAGGCCAAAGCAATCACTCTTTCTCGGCGTGTTTCCAATACCCGCACCCCCATTACAGCCGGCACCTTGCAACCAAAGCCCAACATAATAGGAATTGCTCCGTATCCATGTAAACCGATTTTATGCAAAATACGATCCAACAAAATGGCCAAACGTGGCAAATAGCCCAAATCTCCCAAAAAACCAAGCAGAGAATAAAATACCAATACAAAAGGCATCACATCTATCAGCGCAATTTTAAGCCCATCAGAAAGCAGACCGAAATAGGTTTCTCCGCCATCGCCTAACAAGAACAAATAAAGCGGATTTCCTTCTAAGAATGCAAATATTTTTTGCAGGAAAGGGAAATAGTAATTTTCATACAAAGGCTCCAGCAAGCCTATCATACCCTCTCCCAAAAGCATGATGCCCCACAAAGAAAGTAATAATACGCCTATGGCTATCGGCAATCCTGTCACAGGCGTGGTAGCCCATGCCTGCAATTTTTCAGTAAAACTGGCATGTTTGTGATGAATCTTTTGTACGCGGCGAACAATACGGCCGATTAAGTGCCATTTTTCTTCCGGCTTTTGAGGAATATGAATAGAGGGTGTATCATAATCGTTTTGAGTGAGCAGTTTGCCAACCGTCACCTCTAAGCGTTTTAATCCTTCCCCTGTCGTTGCTACTACCCCGATTACCGGAATGCCTAACTCTTTAGATAAAGCACGAACATCAATGTTAATGCCTTTTCGCAATGCCTCATCAAATTTATTAAGCAACAAAATAACAGGCTTTCCCAAACTCATTACTTCTAAGGTAAAGTAAAGGTTTCTCTCTAAATGAGAGGCATCAGCCACACACACCACAAAATCATATTCCAACTCTTCAAATAAATCTCTTTTTTTACCTTCAATAACCCATTTATCTTCTAAATGGTAAAGACCCGGAATATCAATAATTTGATGGGTTTCTCCGTTAAAAACGGTCGTACCGTAATTTAACCCTACCGTCGTTCCGGGAAAATTGGAAGATAAAATACCAATCCCTGTCAGACGAGAAAAGAGCAAACTTTTTCCTACATTGGGGTTGCCCGCGAGTAAAAAAGTATGCTGCTTGGAAGATATAAGAATTTGCTTT from Elusimicrobiaceae bacterium carries:
- a CDS encoding fused ferrous iron transport protein A/B, producing MKKQAFRTLYDLKPGATAEIIDVVAEGVQADKLAAMGLVKGQTVIRKPGKNPLVVSVCGSEVALGPKAAKQILISSKQHTFLLAGNPNVGKSLLFSRLTGIGILSSNFPGTTVGLNYGTTVFNGETHQIIDIPGLYHLEDKWVIEGKKRDLFEELEYDFVVCVADASHLERNLYFTLEVMSLGKPVILLLNKFDEALRKGINIDVRALSKELGIPVIGVVATTGEGLKRLEVTVGKLLTQNDYDTPSIHIPQKPEEKWHLIGRIVRRVQKIHHKHASFTEKLQAWATTPVTGLPIAIGVLLLSLWGIMLLGEGMIGLLEPLYENYYFPFLQKIFAFLEGNPLYLFLLGDGGETYFGLLSDGLKIALIDVMPFVLVFYSLLGFLGDLGYLPRLAILLDRILHKIGLHGYGAIPIMLGFGCKVPAVMGVRVLETRRERVIALALILVLAPCISQTAMILSMLSPYGLKYLLIVFGTLAINGILAGTILNKLLKGETPEIFMEIPSWSVPRFRPLARKIWLRMKEYLADALPLILAGVLFVDLMQFVGITDWVARLFRYPVEHVLNLPAETTPLLLLGFLRKDISIALLEPFHLSPEQLAVACVFMAMYLPCVATFFVMLRENGIKDSLRIVALTLCLALLTATVLRYIL